A region of Pyxidicoccus trucidator DNA encodes the following proteins:
- a CDS encoding methyl-accepting chemotaxis protein, producing the protein MKAPEGLKGLARWTARPAWLGSIVGTVLALLHGWRTDALPQGTWDEMGLLLAATLGVSHWLIGLHARRVLRVLFALGEQRLPPTKEHLRAALLEARAFPEKTFAFILQNWGGGALVLALLFVPLVDAPSPWLMGIRIVLMGVSLGPLSALFLYLLVARRARNAVELIAAQGLSPLEVVATVPPRRMQLRRRMVLFTAIAVLSPSLFILDASVFHTLSAVDQVLEASTEDDNARAVERAHENSRLEVSGLVALLVLLTAYLGGTVIAQPLRSITEDATRIAQGDLRPPRVIAAEDEVWATSAAFAQMQTQLGQALIQLRRAGLQISTTTEQLVATSGEQESGADEQASSLNVTSATTEELARSAQQIAGNAESVSAIAETTFGAAQTGQRGAAAFLGAMQRMKEDNQAIADAVVRLNKRVQQIGKVVEFINEIADKSDLLALNAELEGTKAGEVGRGFSLVAAEMRRLAENVIRSTKAIEQLIEEIRDATHAAVMATEAGLKTTDAGTVLAAQVDESLSLILELARQTSHAVRSISLATQQQQTGTDQLAAAMGDILRVTEQNSAATKQMAAANADLSSLSRDLKRVVERFHVGSGVDSGNGA; encoded by the coding sequence ATGAAGGCACCCGAGGGACTCAAGGGGCTGGCGCGGTGGACGGCGCGCCCCGCCTGGCTGGGCAGCATCGTCGGCACGGTGCTGGCGCTGCTGCACGGCTGGCGCACGGATGCACTGCCACAGGGCACCTGGGACGAGATGGGCCTGCTGTTGGCGGCCACGCTGGGGGTGTCGCACTGGCTCATCGGCCTGCATGCCCGGCGCGTGCTCCGCGTGCTGTTCGCGCTGGGCGAGCAGCGCCTGCCTCCCACGAAGGAGCACCTGCGTGCCGCGCTGCTGGAGGCGCGCGCGTTCCCCGAGAAGACCTTCGCCTTCATCCTCCAGAACTGGGGGGGCGGCGCGCTGGTCCTGGCCCTCCTCTTCGTGCCCCTGGTGGACGCCCCCTCCCCCTGGCTGATGGGGATTCGCATCGTCCTGATGGGCGTGTCCCTGGGGCCGCTGAGCGCGCTGTTCCTCTACCTGCTGGTCGCGCGCCGCGCGCGCAACGCCGTGGAGCTCATCGCCGCGCAGGGGCTGTCGCCGCTGGAGGTGGTGGCCACGGTGCCTCCCCGGCGCATGCAGCTGCGCCGACGCATGGTGCTCTTCACCGCCATCGCGGTGCTCAGCCCCTCGCTCTTCATCCTCGATGCGTCTGTCTTCCACACCCTGAGCGCGGTGGACCAGGTGCTGGAGGCGTCCACGGAAGATGACAACGCGCGGGCCGTGGAGCGCGCTCACGAGAACTCCAGGCTGGAGGTGTCAGGGCTCGTCGCCCTGCTGGTGCTGCTCACCGCATACCTGGGCGGCACCGTCATTGCCCAGCCGCTGCGCTCCATCACCGAGGACGCCACGCGCATCGCCCAGGGGGACCTGCGCCCGCCGCGCGTCATCGCCGCGGAGGACGAGGTGTGGGCCACCTCCGCCGCCTTCGCGCAGATGCAGACGCAGCTGGGTCAGGCGCTCATCCAGCTGCGCCGCGCGGGCCTGCAGATTTCGACCACCACCGAGCAGCTCGTCGCCACCTCCGGCGAGCAGGAGTCCGGCGCGGACGAGCAGGCCAGCTCGCTCAACGTGACGAGCGCCACCACCGAGGAGCTGGCGCGCTCGGCGCAGCAGATTGCCGGCAACGCCGAGTCCGTGTCCGCCATCGCCGAGACGACCTTCGGCGCCGCGCAGACGGGCCAGCGCGGCGCGGCCGCCTTCCTGGGCGCCATGCAGCGCATGAAGGAGGACAACCAGGCCATCGCCGACGCCGTCGTCCGCCTCAACAAGCGCGTGCAGCAGATTGGCAAGGTGGTCGAGTTCATCAACGAGATTGCCGACAAGTCGGACCTGCTGGCGTTGAACGCCGAGCTGGAGGGCACCAAGGCGGGCGAGGTGGGCCGGGGCTTCTCGCTGGTGGCCGCGGAGATGCGGCGACTGGCGGAGAACGTCATCCGCTCCACCAAGGCGATTGAGCAGCTCATCGAGGAGATTCGCGACGCCACCCACGCGGCGGTGATGGCCACCGAGGCGGGGCTGAAGACGACGGACGCGGGCACGGTGCTGGCGGCCCAGGTGGACGAGAGCCTGAGCCTCATCCTGGAGCTGGCGCGGCAGACGTCCCATGCGGTGCGGAGCATCTCCCTGGCCACGCAGCAGCAGCAGACGGGCACGGACCAGCTCGCGGCCGCCATGGGCGACATCCTCCGCGTCACCGAGCAGAACTCGGCGGCCACCAAGCAGATGGCGGCGGCCAACGCGGACCTGTCCTCGCTGTCCCGGGACTTGAAGCGGGTGGTGGAGCGCTTCCACGTGGGCTCTGGCGTGGACTCTGGAAATGGGGCGTGA
- a CDS encoding methyl-accepting chemotaxis protein, with protein MSTREGSRRASFSRHLMIPIPLANLVGAVLSLYFASLTLAGPLEEQMAFFGGMGAFLTTMTLLAGAAISLGRMRTLRGLERGDVPSTPEKLAAAVAEVTRAPDDAFLGSLGLWLLTTISLGGVMWGLGGVPWGVAGHIAGLGLLFGPLTALLVHCLVILRSRRVVLWLAELGMTHPQLIAAMPRRGEIRARLVAFTFICVVTPAVLSAQLATALREQLFARLQAEPSLATQQSMANGLLMEALISGGVLVVLVFGLALTTAWLGGTLLGRPLRELSSEARRIAEGDLASPRVVPAEDEIWDVSAAFTTMRAHLADVMSQLQRAGAQISATTEEILSTSGRYEAGAAEQASSLDETSATTEELARSARQIAENAGSVAEIAHRTLGAAQHGQGSAEAFLGSMARMRQDNGAIASAVVRLNKRVQQIGKIVEFINGVADKSDLLALNAELEGTKAGEVGRGFSLVAAEMRRLAENVLESTKEIEGLIEEVREASAAAVSATEGGVRAVETGTNLAQQVSESLRQIVDLAGQTSDAVRTISLATQQQQTGTDQLADTMADILRITQQSLNATKQVSTANTDLLVLARDLRGVVERFQIGQDTLREDGG; from the coding sequence ATGAGCACGCGCGAGGGCTCCCGGCGGGCCTCCTTCAGCCGACACCTGATGATTCCCATCCCCCTGGCCAACCTGGTAGGGGCGGTGCTCAGCCTGTACTTCGCCTCGTTGACCCTGGCCGGGCCGCTGGAAGAGCAGATGGCCTTCTTCGGGGGCATGGGCGCGTTCCTGACGACGATGACGCTGCTGGCGGGCGCGGCGATATCCCTGGGGCGGATGCGCACCCTGCGCGGGCTGGAGCGCGGGGACGTGCCCTCCACGCCGGAGAAGCTGGCGGCGGCGGTGGCCGAGGTGACGCGGGCTCCGGACGACGCCTTCCTCGGCTCGCTGGGGCTGTGGCTGCTCACCACCATCTCCCTGGGGGGCGTCATGTGGGGCCTGGGTGGGGTGCCGTGGGGGGTGGCGGGGCACATCGCGGGGCTGGGGCTGCTGTTCGGCCCGCTCACCGCGCTGCTCGTCCACTGCCTCGTCATCCTCCGCTCCCGCAGGGTGGTGCTGTGGCTGGCGGAGCTGGGCATGACGCACCCGCAGCTCATCGCCGCCATGCCCCGCCGGGGAGAGATTCGCGCGCGACTGGTGGCCTTCACCTTCATTTGCGTGGTGACGCCCGCGGTGCTGTCCGCCCAGCTCGCCACGGCGCTGAGGGAGCAGCTCTTCGCGCGATTGCAGGCGGAGCCCAGCCTGGCCACACAGCAGTCGATGGCCAACGGGCTGCTCATGGAGGCGCTCATCTCGGGCGGCGTGCTGGTGGTGCTCGTCTTCGGGCTGGCGCTCACCACCGCCTGGCTGGGAGGGACGCTGCTGGGCCGGCCCCTGCGCGAGCTGTCCAGCGAGGCGCGGCGCATCGCCGAGGGTGACCTGGCCAGCCCGCGCGTGGTGCCGGCCGAGGACGAAATCTGGGACGTGTCCGCCGCCTTCACCACCATGCGCGCGCACCTGGCGGACGTCATGTCCCAGCTCCAGCGCGCCGGAGCGCAGATTTCGGCCACCACGGAGGAAATCCTCTCCACCTCCGGGCGCTACGAGGCGGGCGCCGCGGAGCAGGCCAGCTCGCTGGACGAGACGAGCGCCACCACGGAGGAGCTGGCGCGCTCGGCGCGGCAGATTGCCGAGAACGCGGGCTCGGTGGCGGAAATCGCCCACCGCACGCTGGGCGCGGCGCAGCACGGACAGGGCAGCGCGGAGGCCTTCCTCGGCTCCATGGCCCGCATGCGTCAGGACAATGGCGCCATCGCCTCCGCGGTGGTGCGGCTCAACAAGCGCGTGCAGCAGATTGGCAAGATTGTCGAGTTCATCAACGGCGTGGCCGACAAGTCGGACCTGCTGGCGTTGAACGCCGAGCTGGAGGGCACCAAGGCGGGCGAGGTGGGCCGGGGCTTCTCGCTGGTGGCCGCGGAGATGCGGCGGCTCGCGGAGAACGTGCTGGAGTCCACCAAGGAAATCGAGGGGCTCATCGAGGAGGTGCGCGAGGCGTCCGCCGCGGCCGTGTCCGCCACGGAGGGCGGCGTGCGCGCGGTGGAGACGGGCACCAACCTGGCGCAGCAGGTGTCCGAGTCCCTGCGGCAGATTGTGGACCTGGCCGGGCAGACGTCGGACGCGGTGCGGACCATCTCCCTGGCCACGCAGCAGCAGCAGACGGGCACGGACCAGCTCGCGGACACGATGGCGGACATCCTCCGCATCACCCAGCAGAGCCTCAACGCCACCAAGCAGGTGAGCACCGCCAACACGGACCTGCTGGTGCTGGCGAGGGACTTGCGCGGTGTGGTGGAGCGCTTCCAGATTGGCCAGGACACGCTCCGGGAGGATGGCGGGTGA
- a CDS encoding hybrid sensor histidine kinase/response regulator: MNPSDRLLKQFRDLVTVRLERINRSLMELEAGATAEAGRGVLRELHGLKGEARMMGFDDINVLVHEMEELVRCTESHRYSLSAPSADALLLAADAVLLLSGALPSVDAPPQVDKLVGSLRACIRAEADRIALLVMPQSAPVPATSATSPRGDAGREAAGAPAPGGGETSGSPVRSEPGASSGTARRALLLKSAPGVASGGASGAPATHREPALPLAAAATAPPTATSSAAATMGRMPAPNAAAGRGPGGATTPARQGEARTDTAVRIGVASLDVLTSAVTNLTQVARRRELANARRLALARELSQLAREAEDLGPAGAALAARLGTAKELAAALHRESKLLSNAELRDLGMVVEEVQTLRMLPLSVLFEPYPRMVRDLSRSLGKEVELVVDGEDTRADRAVVEALREPLMHLVRNALDHGLETRVDRVASDKKPRGCLTLRAAREGSRIVLRVEDDGMGLDPVQLRKVAVRRGFLDEGAANALSDAAARELIFLSGFTSREVVTDLSGRGVGLDAVRTSIQALGGDVGVESAPGWGTIFEVRVPVSLTVAPLLFIQVGEETLALSATHVSRAVKVESMNLCEVAGRPSLLVEGRVLPLAPLASLLGLAPERPVREGELVLVVRSQGGAAALMVDRVLEERVQAILPVRGVLARFAHLAGATCLADGRLAMVLSAAYLTASAHGTGPLRLPRSTSPGLGSRRRRILVVDDSPLTRELISNLLEAVGYDTVMAGDGAEALDTVDSHPLDLVVTDLEMPGVDGLELTRLLKDHPTHSRLPVVILTTRGGEEDRRRGLAAGADGYITKGDLVRQDLVDVVGRLLG, from the coding sequence GTGAACCCGAGCGACCGCCTGCTCAAGCAGTTCCGGGACCTGGTGACGGTGCGCCTGGAGCGCATCAACCGGTCGCTCATGGAGCTGGAGGCCGGCGCGACCGCGGAGGCCGGGCGGGGCGTGCTTCGCGAGCTGCACGGGCTCAAGGGCGAGGCCCGGATGATGGGCTTCGACGACATCAACGTGCTCGTCCACGAGATGGAGGAGCTGGTCCGCTGCACCGAGTCCCACCGCTACAGCCTCTCCGCGCCGTCCGCCGATGCGCTCCTGCTGGCCGCCGATGCGGTGCTGCTGCTGTCCGGGGCACTGCCCTCCGTGGACGCGCCGCCGCAGGTGGACAAGCTCGTCGGCTCGCTGCGGGCCTGCATCCGCGCGGAGGCGGACCGCATCGCCCTCCTCGTCATGCCGCAGTCCGCGCCCGTCCCGGCGACTTCCGCCACGAGCCCGCGCGGCGACGCCGGACGGGAGGCCGCGGGCGCGCCGGCGCCGGGGGGGGGCGAGACTTCGGGAAGCCCGGTGCGGAGCGAGCCTGGGGCCTCGAGCGGTACGGCGCGCAGGGCGCTCCTGTTGAAGAGCGCGCCCGGCGTGGCCTCGGGAGGTGCTTCCGGCGCCCCGGCAACCCACCGGGAACCGGCACTCCCGCTCGCGGCGGCGGCCACGGCGCCCCCCACCGCCACGTCCAGCGCGGCGGCGACGATGGGACGGATGCCGGCCCCGAACGCCGCGGCGGGGCGGGGGCCCGGTGGGGCCACGACGCCCGCCCGTCAGGGGGAGGCGCGCACGGACACGGCGGTGCGCATCGGCGTGGCCAGCCTGGACGTGCTGACCAGCGCCGTCACCAACCTCACGCAGGTGGCGCGGCGGCGGGAGCTGGCCAACGCCCGGCGCCTGGCCCTGGCCCGCGAGCTGAGCCAGCTGGCGCGCGAGGCGGAGGACCTGGGGCCCGCGGGGGCGGCGCTGGCCGCGCGGCTGGGCACGGCCAAGGAGCTGGCCGCCGCGCTCCACCGCGAGTCCAAGCTGCTGTCCAACGCGGAGCTGCGAGATTTGGGGATGGTGGTGGAGGAGGTGCAGACGCTGCGCATGCTCCCGCTGTCCGTCCTCTTCGAGCCCTACCCGCGCATGGTGCGGGACTTGTCACGCTCGCTGGGCAAGGAAGTGGAGCTCGTCGTCGACGGCGAGGACACCCGCGCGGACCGGGCGGTGGTGGAGGCCCTGCGCGAGCCGCTCATGCACCTGGTGCGCAACGCGCTGGACCACGGGCTGGAGACGCGCGTGGACCGGGTGGCCTCGGACAAGAAGCCTCGGGGCTGCCTCACGCTGCGCGCCGCGCGCGAGGGCAGCCGCATCGTCCTTCGCGTGGAGGACGACGGCATGGGGCTGGACCCCGTCCAGCTGCGCAAGGTGGCGGTGCGCCGGGGCTTCCTGGACGAGGGCGCCGCCAACGCCTTGTCGGACGCCGCCGCCCGCGAGCTCATCTTCCTCTCCGGCTTCACCTCCCGCGAGGTGGTGACCGACCTGTCGGGTCGGGGCGTGGGGCTGGACGCGGTGCGCACCTCCATCCAGGCGCTGGGCGGCGACGTGGGGGTGGAGTCCGCGCCCGGCTGGGGCACCATCTTCGAGGTGAGGGTGCCCGTCTCCCTCACCGTGGCGCCGCTGCTCTTCATCCAGGTGGGCGAGGAGACGCTGGCCCTCAGCGCCACCCACGTCTCGCGCGCCGTCAAGGTGGAGTCGATGAACCTGTGCGAGGTGGCCGGCCGCCCCTCGCTGCTGGTGGAGGGACGGGTGCTGCCGCTCGCGCCGCTGGCCTCGCTGCTGGGGCTCGCGCCCGAGCGCCCCGTGCGCGAGGGGGAGCTGGTGCTGGTGGTGCGGAGCCAGGGCGGCGCCGCCGCGCTGATGGTGGACCGGGTGCTGGAGGAGCGCGTCCAGGCCATCCTCCCCGTACGGGGCGTGCTCGCCCGCTTCGCCCACCTCGCCGGCGCCACGTGCCTGGCGGACGGGCGCCTGGCCATGGTGTTGTCGGCCGCCTACCTCACCGCCAGCGCCCATGGCACGGGCCCGCTGCGGCTGCCCCGCTCGACGTCCCCGGGCCTGGGCTCCCGGCGCCGTCGCATCCTCGTGGTGGACGACTCGCCCCTCACCCGGGAGCTCATCTCCAACCTCCTGGAGGCGGTGGGGTACGACACCGTCATGGCCGGCGACGGGGCCGAGGCCCTGGACACGGTGGACTCCCACCCGCTGGACCTCGTCGTCACGGACCTGGAGATGCCGGGGGTGGACGGCCTGGAGCTCACCCGGCTCCTCAAGGACCACCCCACCCACTCCCGCCTGCCCGTCGTCATCCTCACCACGCGTGGTGGCGAAGAGGACCGGCGGCGTGGGTTGGCGGCCGGGGCGGACGGCTACATCACCAAGGGGGACCTGGTACGACAGGACCTGGTGGATGTGGTGGGGCGCCTGTTGGGCTGA